A single window of Chitinophaga sp. XS-30 DNA harbors:
- a CDS encoding RNA methyltransferase — protein sequence MPVLPEAFTDTLKGLPGFDIQSFLQVHASPERVTSLRLQPEKVTDPSVLFPSLTKTPVPWNRYGYYLSSRPSFTFDPYFHAGAYYVQEASSMFLEEALRQTADLSKPLKALDLCAAPGGKSTLLQSVLNRGGLLVANEVIKTRAAILADNITRWGADNVVVTNNDPRDFSRLDGYFDLVTVDAPCSGSGLFRRDPEAVEEWSYDNVMLCSQRQQRILADALPALKPGGVLIYSTCSYAREEDEQIVEWLCSEMGMEHIPLQTDPAWNIIPGEKQRGYRFYPDKVSGEGFFIACFRKQGAAKASPRAVSRKKNGISLLPQKDADRVGDWLKEGVDHVLLTHKDDVIVLPPQVAAELPLLQQHLYLRKAGVKAGQLTPKGLLPDHQLALSTIIADDLPVMELAAEQALRYLRKEDIRLDNAGNGWTLMRFGGMNLGWAKILPNRVNNYYPKEMRILKAGTPDY from the coding sequence TTGCCAGTTTTACCTGAGGCTTTTACAGATACCCTGAAAGGGTTGCCAGGCTTCGATATACAGTCTTTTTTACAGGTGCATGCATCACCGGAGCGTGTTACTTCCCTGCGTTTGCAGCCGGAAAAAGTAACAGACCCTTCCGTGTTGTTCCCTTCGCTGACCAAAACACCGGTGCCCTGGAACCGTTACGGGTATTACCTTTCCTCCCGCCCGTCCTTTACATTCGATCCTTACTTTCATGCCGGCGCCTACTATGTGCAGGAAGCCTCTTCCATGTTCCTGGAAGAAGCGCTGCGGCAGACGGCCGATCTGTCTAAACCCCTGAAGGCACTGGACCTCTGCGCCGCGCCGGGAGGCAAAAGCACTTTGCTGCAAAGCGTGCTGAACAGGGGCGGTCTGCTGGTGGCGAATGAAGTGATCAAAACAAGAGCGGCCATCCTGGCCGATAATATCACCCGCTGGGGAGCGGATAATGTGGTGGTCACGAATAATGACCCGCGTGATTTCTCGCGGCTGGATGGGTATTTCGACCTGGTGACGGTAGATGCGCCATGTTCCGGCTCCGGGCTGTTCCGCCGCGATCCGGAAGCTGTGGAAGAATGGTCTTACGATAATGTAATGCTCTGCAGCCAGCGCCAGCAAAGGATACTGGCGGATGCGCTGCCCGCGCTGAAACCCGGCGGCGTGCTGATCTATTCCACCTGCTCCTATGCCAGGGAAGAAGATGAGCAGATCGTGGAATGGCTTTGTTCGGAAATGGGTATGGAGCATATTCCGCTGCAGACAGATCCTGCCTGGAATATAATACCCGGTGAAAAGCAACGGGGGTATCGCTTTTACCCGGATAAGGTCAGCGGCGAGGGCTTTTTTATTGCCTGTTTCCGGAAACAGGGCGCAGCAAAGGCCTCTCCCAGGGCGGTCAGCCGGAAAAAGAACGGTATATCCCTGCTTCCGCAGAAGGATGCTGACCGTGTTGGCGACTGGCTGAAAGAAGGCGTTGACCACGTATTGCTGACGCATAAGGACGATGTGATCGTTCTGCCGCCGCAGGTTGCGGCGGAGTTGCCGCTGCTGCAGCAACACCTGTATCTGCGGAAAGCTGGCGTGAAGGCGGGACAGCTGACGCCGAAGGGGTTGCTGCCGGATCATCAGCTGGCGCTCAGCACCATCATCGCCGATGATCTGCCTGTCATGGAACTGGCGGCGGAGCAGGCCCTCCGGTATCTGAGAAAAGAGGATATCCGGCTGGATAATGCCGGGAACGGGTGGACGCTCATGCGGTTTGGCGGCATGAACCTGGGCTGGGCCAAGATTTTGCCTAACCGCGTGAACAATTATTATCCGAAGGAAATGCGCATCCTGAAAGCAGGAACAC